The following are from one region of the Bactrocera oleae isolate idBacOlea1 chromosome 6, idBacOlea1, whole genome shotgun sequence genome:
- the I-2 gene encoding protein phosphatase inhibitor 2, which yields MQDSPDAKKPCKGILKNSSSFDKPGAASYRKSAKFDELNVLQTYHPHDKDYGHMKIDEPKTPYNYVIPDLAHTDALDANLLAEKLRIAASTQSPAFGSEDISDEENIDETPEEKVRRLEFERRRKAHYNEFEAVRLARKLIEEELGDEDDENDISSIGEDVKSLTSAEKSNNEEIEIQSEHTEQEVLPESAVEEETGTTEQDSELDSSDSNRASATNMDVDAQLQPSHPCYGRD from the exons ATGCAGGACTCGCCTGACGCCAAGAAACCTTGCAAGGGCATACTAAAAAATTCCAGCAGTTTTGATAAGCCTGGTGCCGCGAG CTATCGCAAAAGTGCGAAGTTTGATGAATTAAATGTTTTGCAAACCTACCACCCACATGACAAAGATTATGGACATATGAAAATTGATGAGCCGAAAACGCCATACAATTATGTTATTCCAGATCTGGCACACACAGATGCGTTAGACGCAAATTTGTTGGCGGAGAA GTTGCGTATTGCTGCAAGTACTCAATCGCCTGCATTCGGTTCTGAAGACATTTCTGacgaagaaaacatcgatgaAACACCGGAAGAAAAAG ttcgTCGACTTGAGTTTGAACGCCGCAGAAAGGCGCATTACAATGAATTTGAAGCGGTTAGACTAGCGCGTAAATTGATTGAAGAAGAGCTGGGCGATGAAGATGATGAGAATGATATTTCATCTATTGGGGAGGATGTTAAATCGCTAACTTCTGCTGAAAAATCCAATAATGaagaaattgaaattcagagtGAACACACAGAACAAGAAGTTTTGCCGGAAAGTGCAGTAGAGGAGGAAACGGGCACAACGGAACAAGACTCCGAACTTGATTCTTCCGATAGCAATCGGGCTTCAGCAACCAATATGGATGTTGACGCACAATTGCAACCCTCCCATCCTTGTTACGGAAGGGattag
- the iPLA2-VIA gene encoding 85/88 kDa calcium-independent phospholipase A2, with the protein MFNVLQRLLGGDTPPNKVLEIKGESLGSLLVIGRDEGMVLYSPPFNSTDKKACYEIVLQRHVNDPINTCFSLFRSPLQQEAEDRFNAFVHRLPVFVSIVKEFFNVNGIQRVCDALAENPSWSLAHLVAYFNLVDYVSNPKVLEFIDYSDHVHLMSPFQLAIKTGNIEMVKTLMPLCKMEHLDSNSNSIFHYAASTTKEIINLLTSRSTEHLNHINSDGYPPLHLACLSDKPECVKALLLAGADVNLNAKNMSKIYKSSTPTSVAEFLKTNANKLYTQDMKYGGTPLHWCSSRETLHALIMQGCDVNATNFDGRTALHVMIARNRFECVVTLLAHDADIDVFDKDGNTALHIAIEKKLVPIVQCLVVFGCDINMKNKDGKTPRHMVGTDSNGGKDSEILYILHSVGAKRCPVSSTKCPAGCNSKGSYNGIPPESPEPVEQREHIENMLAATSRQAMDSFLGTSFNGSAVTPEPTVIVDTEKEQKGQSIMDALLGMFTTKVNTDSKKVSPTNSLEGDGCGDATGANTPTTPGSSSGSSNIGEKPYGRGRLLCLDGGGIRGLVLVQMLLEIEKLSQTPIVHMFDWIAGTSTGGILSLALGCGKTMRQCLGVYLRLKEQCFVGSRPYPSELFEKILKDMLGEYTVMTDIKHPKIMITGVMADRKPVDLHLFRNYHSASDILGIVTPINNRRVPPPPPEEQLVWRAARATGAAPSYFRAFGHFLDGGLIANNPTLDAMTEIHEYNMALRSVGREKEAVPVSIVVSLGTGLIPVTALKDIDLFRPESIWDTAKLAYGFSTIGNLLVDQATASDGRVVDRARAWCSTIGVPYFRFNPQLYEDIAMDEKDDQKLINMLWHSKAYMHNNRNKIIEMINFLK; encoded by the exons ATGTTTAATG ttctTCAACGATTATTAGGAGGTGACACTCCACCGAATAAAGTGCTTGAAATTAAAGGCGAATCGCTAGGAAGTTTATTAGTAATAGGGCGAGATGAAGGCATGGTCCTTTATTCACCACCCTTCAATTCAACAGACAAAAAGGCATGCTACGAAATTGTTCTCCAACGCCATGTTAATGACCCCATTAACACTTGCTTCAGCTTATTTCGTTCGCCTCTTCAGCAAGAAGCAGAAGACCGATTCAATGCTTTTGTACATCGACTACCTGTATTTGTTTCTATCGTCAAAGAG TTCTTCAATGTTAACGGTATACAAAGAGTATGTGACGCCTTAGCAGAAAATCCGTCCTGGTCATTAGCCCACTTAGTGGCCTATTTTAATCTTGTGGACTACGTTAGCAATCCCAAAGTCCTAGAATTCATCGATTACTCTGACCATGTACACCTGATGTCACCATTTCAG cttGCAATCAAAACCGGCAATATTGAAATGGTTAAGACATTGATGCCACTTTGTAAAATGGAACATTTGGATAGCAACAGCAATTCTATTTTCCATTATGCCGCTAGCAcaacaaaagaaattataaat TTGCTAACCTCAAGAAGCACTGAACATCTCAATCACATCAATTCCGATGGTTATCCGCCGTTACATTTAGCGTGTTTATCGGACAAACCAGAGTGCGTTAAGGCTTTATTATTAGCTGGGGCAGATGTTAAtttaaatgccaaaaatatgagtaaaatatacaaatctaGTACACCGACTTCAGTTGCTGAATTTCTTAAAACGAATGCCAATAAGCTATACACGCAGGATATGAAGTATGGTGGTACTCCACTGCATTGGTGTTCATCTCGTGAAACATTACATGCTCTCATCATGCAGGGATGCGATGTCAATGCTACTAATTTCGATGGGCGCACAGCTCTTCATGTTATG ATTGCTCGAAACCGATTTGAATGTGTTGTTACGCTTCTGGCTCATGATGCTGATATTGATGTATTTGATAAGGATGGGAACACAGCTTTACATATAGCCATCGAAAAGAAATTGGTACCTATTGTTCAATGTCTTGTTGTCTTTGGTTGcgatataaatatgaaaaataaagatGGGAAAACACCAAGACATATGGTCGGTACTGATTCAAATGGCGGCAAAGACAGtgaaattctttatattttgcaCTCAGTTGGTGCCAAGAG GTGCCCCGTGTCGAGCACGAAGTGCCCGGCAGGATGCAACTCGAAAGGATCTTACAATGGGATACCACCAGAGTCTCCCGAGCCAGTCGAGCAACGGGAGCATATTGAGAATATGCTAGCTGCAACTAGTCGTCAAGCAATGGATAGCTTTTTGGGTACATCGTTTAATGGTAGCGCGGTTACACCGGA ACCTACTGTTATCGTTGATACCGAGAAAGAACAAAAAGGTCAAAGTATTATGGATGCCCTATTGGGGATGTTTACCACGAAAGTCAATACCGACAGTAAAAAAG TATCGCCCACCAATAGTTTAGAAGGCGATGGTTGTGGGGATGCTACTGGAGCCAATACTCCAACAACACCAGGGTCTTCTAGTGGCTCTAGCAATATAGGTGAAAAGCCATACGGTCGCGGTCGCTTATTATGCCTAGATGGTGGCGGCATTCGTGGTCTGGTGCTCGTGCAAATGTTATTGGAAATCGAAAAACTTTCTCAGACCCcaattgtacatatgtttgattGGATTGCAGGCACAAGCACTGGCGGTATTTTATCACTTGCTCTTGGTTGTGGTAAAACAATGCGCCAATGCTTGGGTGTATACTTGAGATTGAAAGAACAATGTTTCGTTGGTTCACGTCCCTATCCAAGTGAAttgttcgaaaaaatattaaaagacatGTTGGGCGAGTACACCGTTATGACAGATATCAAACACCCAAAAATAATGATAACCGGTGTAATGGCTGATCGTAAACCAGTGGACTTGCATCTTTTTAGAAATTACCACAGCGCTAGCGATATTCTAGGAATTGTTACACctatta ACAATCGGCGTGTGCCTCCACCACCGCCAGAAGAACAACTAGTTTGGCGCGCAGCTCGAGCCACAGGAGCAGCACCATCATATTTCCG TGCTTTTGGGCATTTCCTTGACGGCGGCTTAATCGCAAATAATCCAACATTAGACGCTATGACTGAAATACATGAGTACAATATGGCATTACGCAGTGTGGGTCGTGAAAAAGAGGCTGTCCCG GTTTCAATCGTTGTTTCTTTAGGCACCGGTTTGATACCAGTAACAGCGCTTAAGGATATTGATTTGTTTCGCCCTGAAAGCATATGGGATACCGCTAAATTAGCTTACGGGTTCTCAACAATTG GTAACTTGCTTGTGGATCAAGCGACAGCTTCTGATGGACGCGTTGTCGATCGCGCACGCGCCTGGTGCAGCACTATCGGTGTTCCGTATTTCAG ATTCAACCCACAACTCTATGAAGACATTGCCATGGATGAAAAAGATGAtcagaaattaataaatatgttatgGCATTCAAAAGCTTATATGCACAACAATCGCAACAAAATAATAGAAATgatcaattttttgaaatag
- the AlaRS-m gene encoding alanine--tRNA ligase, mitochondrial isoform X2: MYSSAKKLQRVLSSQEIRKTFIDYFKINHDHKFVRSSPVVPFCDPTVAFVNAGMNQFKSVFLGKAQPPYPRVTNSQKCVRVGGKHNDLSIVGQDSYHHTFFEMLGNWSFGDYFKREACELALELLRGPYNIDPSRLYVTYFAGDKILGLPADLECYEIWRSLGFPVERILPFGCNENFWEMGATGPCGPCTEIHIDHCPTKGHERAKFVNTDRSDLTELWNLVFIQYYRNENGSVTQLPAQHVDTGMGFERLTAILQNKSSNYDTDLFMPIFNAIQKITHAPHYGSKFPTPLEDATLDTGYRILADHTRMISICLGDGMLPDQNQKLRRVLRKAFTISENIFKYEELVSQLIPLVIDTIGMAYPELYNKQSSILELIAHEREIFKALRESSSRAFAEILVKYPNLEEVDLMECPGFVSAYRDFQIQRETFNNNILPGKFLFKLTDTYGLTEENFKRLAELENMECDFNGYLKEIAKAKLRSKAYLNDGGSENKLENQHQINEALLLLTQKLNYTDNSTKYNYSYDIDKKRYNIPCVSARVTGMVFQGKESNTVLLNNSQSELLYVATDITNFYHESGGQQADIGTMLLTSETNGEILELPVREVKAMNDCIIHVCDLSNVEKDFILKTDAHIKLLVDANRRQLTTCHHTAIHLLNAAIRSLFKKVTYQVSSAVTTDNFKLEVGLIGKRIKKEDITQLEDMIVGTINSKVPVDVKIINASDVLQQDDITMVPGEIYPESGLRLISIKCENPQLFSKELCCGTHVTNTQEIEYFCITNLRQTNRARFSFTAVAGGPAENSCFIGIKNSSSLTTPRRHA, translated from the exons ATGTATTCTTCTGCCAAAAAGTTACAACGAGTGTTATCCTCACAGGAAATCCGTAAGACATTCATTgactattttaaaataaaccatGACCATAAATTTGTGCGGTCCAGTCCGGTAGTGCCATTCTGTGACCCGACCGTGGCATTCGTTAACGCTGGTATGAATCAA tTCAAGTCAGTTTTCCTGGGTAAAGCTCAACCGCCTTATCCCCGAGTAACCAATTCGCAAAAATGTGTTCGAGTTGGTGGTAAACACAATGATCTTTCTATTGTCGGCCAGGATAGCTATCATCatactttttttgaaatgttAGGAAATTGGTCTTTTGGAGATTATTTTAag CGTGAAGCCTGTGAACTAGCCCTAGAACTTTTACGTGGTCCGTATAACATCGATCCAAGTAGATTATATGTAACATATTTTGCAGGCGATAAGATACTTGGTTTGCCAGCGGATTTGGAATGTTACGAAATATGGCGTAGTTTAGG TTTTCCCGTTGAAAGAATATTACCATTTGGTTGTAACGAAAATTTTTGGGAAATGGGTGCGACTGGCCCATGTGGTCCCTGTACAGAAATTCATATCGATCATTGTCCAACAAAAGGTCATGAACGGGCGAAGTTCGTTAACACTGACAGATCAGATTTAACCGAATTGTGGAATTTGGTTTTCATACAATACTATCg AAACGAAAATGGATCTGTAACACAATTACCCGCACAACATGTAGATACAGGCATGGGATTCGAAAGACTAACTgccattttacaaaataaatcatCCAACTACGATACAGATCTTTTCATGCCAATTTTCAACGCCATTCAAAAA ATAACACACGCACCCCATTATGGTAGTAAATTCCCAACCCCACTAGAAGACGCTACACTGGACACTGGATATAGAATTCTAGCAGATCATACTCGTATGATATCGATTTGTTTAGGTGATGGAATGTTACCGGATCAAAA CCAAAAACTACGACGGGTTTTACGCAAAGCATTTACCataagtgaaaatatatttaaatatgaggAGTTGGTATCACAACTTATTCCTTTAGTAATAGATACAATAGGTATGGCGTATCCGGAATTGTATAATAAGCAGAGTTCCATACTCGAGTTAATAGCTCATGAACGCGAAATATTCAAGGCATTGCGAGAAAGCTCTTCGAGGGCATTTGCTGAGATCCTAGTGAAATACCCCAACCTGGAAGAAGTTGATTTAATGGAATGTCCCGGCTTTGTGTCAGCTTATCGAGATTTTCAAATTCAACgggaaacatttaataacaatatattacCCGGTAAATTTCTGTTCAAACTTACGGATACTTACGGTTTAACTGAGGAAAATTTCAAAAGACTTGCTGAATTAGAGAATATGGAATGTGATTTCAATGGTTACTTGAAGGAAATAGCGAAAGCAAAGCTAAGATCCAAAGCTTACTTAAACGATGGTGGCAGTGAAAACAAGCTAGAAAATCAACATCAGATAAACGAAGCACTCCTACTTCTTACGCAGAAACTGAATTACACAGATAATAGTACgaaatataattatagttatGATATAGATAAAAAACGGTATAATATTCCTTGTGTTTCGGCCCGAGTTACTGGTATGGTATTTCAAGGCAAAGAATCAAACACAGTGTTATTGAATAACTCACAATCCGAATTATTATATGTGGCGACAGACATCACAAACTTTTATCATGAGTCTGGTGGACAGCAAGCTGATATTGGCACCATGCTTTTAACATCTGAAACAAATGGCGAAATACTTGAGTTGCCTGTCAGAGAAGTTAAAGCTATGAATGATTgtattatacatgtatgtgatTTGTCGAATGTTGAAAAggattttatattgaaaacagATGCTCATATAAAGCTCTTAGTAGATGCTAATCGCCGTCAGCTGACAACATGTCATCACACAG CAATCCATTTGTTAAATGCTGCCATCCGTTCGCTGTTCAAAAAGGTCACGTATCAAGTCTCCAGTGCCGTTACGACTGATAACTTCAAGCTTGAAGTAGGTCTAATTGGTAAACGCATTAAAAAGGAGGATATTACACAGCTGGAAGACATGATTGT AGGTACCATAAACTCAAAAGTGCCAGTGGATGTGAAGATCATAAACGCCAGTGACGTATTACAACAGGACGATATTACAATGGTACCTGGGGAAATATATCCTGAGTCTGGACTACGATTGATAAGCATAAAATGTGAGAACCCTCAATTGTTTTCCAAGGAGTTGTGTTGCGGAACTCATGTGACAAATACACAAGAAATAGAATATTTTTGCATCACGAACCTTAGACAAACGAATCGTGCACGATTTTCTTTTACAGCAGTTGCAGGAGGACCCGCAGAAAAT TCGTGTTTTATAGGCATTAAGAATAGCAGCTCTCTTACAACACCGCGTAGACATGCTTGA
- the AlaRS-m gene encoding alanine--tRNA ligase, mitochondrial isoform X1 has protein sequence MYSSAKKLQRVLSSQEIRKTFIDYFKINHDHKFVRSSPVVPFCDPTVAFVNAGMNQFKSVFLGKAQPPYPRVTNSQKCVRVGGKHNDLSIVGQDSYHHTFFEMLGNWSFGDYFKREACELALELLRGPYNIDPSRLYVTYFAGDKILGLPADLECYEIWRSLGFPVERILPFGCNENFWEMGATGPCGPCTEIHIDHCPTKGHERAKFVNTDRSDLTELWNLVFIQYYRNENGSVTQLPAQHVDTGMGFERLTAILQNKSSNYDTDLFMPIFNAIQKITHAPHYGSKFPTPLEDATLDTGYRILADHTRMISICLGDGMLPDQNQKLRRVLRKAFTISENIFKYEELVSQLIPLVIDTIGMAYPELYNKQSSILELIAHEREIFKALRESSSRAFAEILVKYPNLEEVDLMECPGFVSAYRDFQIQRETFNNNILPGKFLFKLTDTYGLTEENFKRLAELENMECDFNGYLKEIAKAKLRSKAYLNDGGSENKLENQHQINEALLLLTQKLNYTDNSTKYNYSYDIDKKRYNIPCVSARVTGMVFQGKESNTVLLNNSQSELLYVATDITNFYHESGGQQADIGTMLLTSETNGEILELPVREVKAMNDCIIHVCDLSNVEKDFILKTDAHIKLLVDANRRQLTTCHHTAIHLLNAAIRSLFKKVTYQVSSAVTTDNFKLEVGLIGKRIKKEDITQLEDMIVGTINSKVPVDVKIINASDVLQQDDITMVPGEIYPESGLRLISIKCENPQLFSKELCCGTHVTNTQEIEYFCITNLRQTNRARFSFTAVAGGPAENALRIAALLQHRVDMLDEQFKTDKVTNATEIELQKIRHNLIHMEVALPYVFKLNTIARINDMLKKLKETTRTTLKEFVEVEMKTLLQEKSIKSHPFIVHYITSSALVEEVPLQRATKLCTDRPILVASMCDSIVKARCCVPKKFVSDHFDAEQWLNEFAVVFKSQVSAPKGQNSAEVCNMKGRKVSTLFEEQLEEAIARAQTFASQHLLL, from the exons ATGTATTCTTCTGCCAAAAAGTTACAACGAGTGTTATCCTCACAGGAAATCCGTAAGACATTCATTgactattttaaaataaaccatGACCATAAATTTGTGCGGTCCAGTCCGGTAGTGCCATTCTGTGACCCGACCGTGGCATTCGTTAACGCTGGTATGAATCAA tTCAAGTCAGTTTTCCTGGGTAAAGCTCAACCGCCTTATCCCCGAGTAACCAATTCGCAAAAATGTGTTCGAGTTGGTGGTAAACACAATGATCTTTCTATTGTCGGCCAGGATAGCTATCATCatactttttttgaaatgttAGGAAATTGGTCTTTTGGAGATTATTTTAag CGTGAAGCCTGTGAACTAGCCCTAGAACTTTTACGTGGTCCGTATAACATCGATCCAAGTAGATTATATGTAACATATTTTGCAGGCGATAAGATACTTGGTTTGCCAGCGGATTTGGAATGTTACGAAATATGGCGTAGTTTAGG TTTTCCCGTTGAAAGAATATTACCATTTGGTTGTAACGAAAATTTTTGGGAAATGGGTGCGACTGGCCCATGTGGTCCCTGTACAGAAATTCATATCGATCATTGTCCAACAAAAGGTCATGAACGGGCGAAGTTCGTTAACACTGACAGATCAGATTTAACCGAATTGTGGAATTTGGTTTTCATACAATACTATCg AAACGAAAATGGATCTGTAACACAATTACCCGCACAACATGTAGATACAGGCATGGGATTCGAAAGACTAACTgccattttacaaaataaatcatCCAACTACGATACAGATCTTTTCATGCCAATTTTCAACGCCATTCAAAAA ATAACACACGCACCCCATTATGGTAGTAAATTCCCAACCCCACTAGAAGACGCTACACTGGACACTGGATATAGAATTCTAGCAGATCATACTCGTATGATATCGATTTGTTTAGGTGATGGAATGTTACCGGATCAAAA CCAAAAACTACGACGGGTTTTACGCAAAGCATTTACCataagtgaaaatatatttaaatatgaggAGTTGGTATCACAACTTATTCCTTTAGTAATAGATACAATAGGTATGGCGTATCCGGAATTGTATAATAAGCAGAGTTCCATACTCGAGTTAATAGCTCATGAACGCGAAATATTCAAGGCATTGCGAGAAAGCTCTTCGAGGGCATTTGCTGAGATCCTAGTGAAATACCCCAACCTGGAAGAAGTTGATTTAATGGAATGTCCCGGCTTTGTGTCAGCTTATCGAGATTTTCAAATTCAACgggaaacatttaataacaatatattacCCGGTAAATTTCTGTTCAAACTTACGGATACTTACGGTTTAACTGAGGAAAATTTCAAAAGACTTGCTGAATTAGAGAATATGGAATGTGATTTCAATGGTTACTTGAAGGAAATAGCGAAAGCAAAGCTAAGATCCAAAGCTTACTTAAACGATGGTGGCAGTGAAAACAAGCTAGAAAATCAACATCAGATAAACGAAGCACTCCTACTTCTTACGCAGAAACTGAATTACACAGATAATAGTACgaaatataattatagttatGATATAGATAAAAAACGGTATAATATTCCTTGTGTTTCGGCCCGAGTTACTGGTATGGTATTTCAAGGCAAAGAATCAAACACAGTGTTATTGAATAACTCACAATCCGAATTATTATATGTGGCGACAGACATCACAAACTTTTATCATGAGTCTGGTGGACAGCAAGCTGATATTGGCACCATGCTTTTAACATCTGAAACAAATGGCGAAATACTTGAGTTGCCTGTCAGAGAAGTTAAAGCTATGAATGATTgtattatacatgtatgtgatTTGTCGAATGTTGAAAAggattttatattgaaaacagATGCTCATATAAAGCTCTTAGTAGATGCTAATCGCCGTCAGCTGACAACATGTCATCACACAG CAATCCATTTGTTAAATGCTGCCATCCGTTCGCTGTTCAAAAAGGTCACGTATCAAGTCTCCAGTGCCGTTACGACTGATAACTTCAAGCTTGAAGTAGGTCTAATTGGTAAACGCATTAAAAAGGAGGATATTACACAGCTGGAAGACATGATTGT AGGTACCATAAACTCAAAAGTGCCAGTGGATGTGAAGATCATAAACGCCAGTGACGTATTACAACAGGACGATATTACAATGGTACCTGGGGAAATATATCCTGAGTCTGGACTACGATTGATAAGCATAAAATGTGAGAACCCTCAATTGTTTTCCAAGGAGTTGTGTTGCGGAACTCATGTGACAAATACACAAGAAATAGAATATTTTTGCATCACGAACCTTAGACAAACGAATCGTGCACGATTTTCTTTTACAGCAGTTGCAGGAGGACCCGCAGAAAAT GCATTAAGAATAGCAGCTCTCTTACAACACCGCGTAGACATGCTTGATGAACAGTTTAAGACTGATAAAGTTACAAATGCCACTGAGATTGAACTGCAAAAGATACGCCACAATTTGATACATATGGAAGTTGCGTTACCATACGTTTTTAAGCTTAACACCATAGCACGCATTAATGACATGCTCAAAAAGCTTAAGGAAACAACCCGGACAACTTTAAA AGAATTTGTCGAGGTCGAAATGAAAACGTTATTACAAGAAAAATCTATTAAAAGTCATCCCTTCATTGTGCATTACATCACAAGCTCAGCACTGGTCGAGGAGGTGCCACTGCAAAGGGCTACAAAACTTTGTACCGACCGTCCGATACTTGTAGCTAGCATGTGTGATAGCATCGTTAAAGCGCGTTGTTGTGTGCCCAAG AAATTTGTCAGCGATCATTTTGATGCCGAACAATGGCTAAATGAATTCGCAGTGGTTTTTAAATCGCAAGTTTCAGCACCAAAGGGTCAAAACTCTGCAGAAGTATGCAACATGAAAGGCAGAAAAGTGTCCACTTTATTCGAAGAACAGTTAGAGGAAGCCATCGCCAGGGCACAGACTTTCGCCTCTCAACaccttttgttgtga